A window of Pyrobaculum aerophilum str. IM2 contains these coding sequences:
- a CDS encoding class I SAM-dependent methyltransferase: protein MAEPPPWLWDLPLINIYNTDVIGFMYDVPFVATPEVVVRRMLQLARVQPGEVLYDLGSGDGRIVIIAAKEFGARAFGVEIRKDLFEQSMARIKDMGLADRATIINASFYEVPLTDADVVTMYLLTSVNERLRPKLEKELRPAARVVTHDFEVPGWRPAVVEEVYEDWRSHKIYLYKMPGKEIPVPGKSIPVNDKWLRQVVELIDGVRSLEDIAGKLGVPIRKVREAVEELKKLGVVDEIKVVR, encoded by the coding sequence GTGGCCGAACCGCCTCCCTGGCTGTGGGACTTGCCTCTGATAAATATTTATAACACAGACGTTATTGGCTTTATGTACGACGTGCCCTTCGTGGCGACCCCCGAGGTGGTTGTTAGAAGGATGTTGCAACTCGCCAGGGTCCAGCCTGGGGAAGTGTTATACGACCTAGGGTCTGGGGATGGGAGAATTGTCATTATAGCCGCTAAAGAGTTCGGCGCCAGAGCCTTCGGCGTTGAGATCAGAAAAGACTTATTTGAGCAGTCCATGGCCAGGATTAAAGACATGGGCCTGGCCGACAGGGCCACTATTATAAACGCCAGTTTTTACGAGGTGCCTCTCACAGACGCCGACGTGGTGACTATGTATTTATTGACGAGCGTAAACGAGAGGCTCAGGCCCAAGCTGGAAAAAGAGCTGAGACCAGCGGCGCGAGTGGTAACACACGACTTTGAAGTGCCGGGGTGGAGGCCAGCCGTGGTGGAGGAAGTGTATGAAGACTGGCGGTCTCACAAAATTTATTTGTACAAAATGCCGGGGAAGGAAATCCCCGTTCCTGGCAAGTCTATCCCGGTGAATGACAAGTGGCTTAGACAAGTGGTTGAGCTAATCGACGGTGTGAGATCTCTAGAGGATATCGCGGGGAAGCTCGGCGTTCCGATTAGAAAAGTTAGGGAGGCGGTAGAGGAGTTAAAAAAACTAGGCGTTGTGGATGAGATCAAGGTCGTTAGATGA
- a CDS encoding 30S ribosomal protein S15 — MPHRSRDKKGRSRSVRPAHPTVPTWIQYTPEEVEQLVVELARRGFQPSQIGLILRDQYGIPLVRPITGKKLTKILEEHGIKYELPEDLLNLIRRALRIRKHLEEHPKDMASRRGLQLVESKIHRLVKYYKRVGKLPPDFVYNPQALSHLAT, encoded by the coding sequence GTGCCCCATAGGTCGCGCGATAAGAAGGGCAGGTCGCGCTCTGTAAGGCCAGCACATCCCACAGTGCCCACTTGGATACAGTACACGCCTGAGGAGGTGGAGCAGTTAGTCGTAGAGCTGGCAAGGCGCGGGTTCCAACCATCTCAAATCGGGCTTATCCTTAGGGATCAGTACGGCATTCCTCTAGTGAGGCCAATTACTGGCAAGAAGCTTACTAAAATACTTGAAGAACACGGCATTAAATACGAGCTTCCAGAGGACTTATTAAATCTCATCAGGAGGGCTTTGAGAATTCGTAAACACTTAGAAGAACACCCAAAGGACATGGCGTCTAGGAGGGGGTTGCAACTGGTGGAGTCTAAAATACACCGCCTAGTCAAGTATTACAAAAGAGTTGGGAAACTGCCGCCGGATTTCGTGTATAATCCACAAGCATTGTCGCACTTAGCGACCTAG